Proteins co-encoded in one Spirosoma endbachense genomic window:
- a CDS encoding DUF3098 domain-containing protein, whose protein sequence is MAKDKQYSSATLTRDEPAKKVPASTTPVAKPAPLRTSASEPTRRETAAAALPFGRQNYVLMLAGIATILAGFFIMSLDKEEFGFGFLGLTLGPIVVMSGFVIEFFAILARPKA, encoded by the coding sequence ATGGCAAAAGACAAACAATATAGCTCGGCTACGTTGACTCGCGACGAACCCGCCAAGAAGGTACCGGCCAGTACGACACCGGTCGCAAAACCGGCACCACTACGGACGTCGGCTTCTGAACCTACCCGTCGGGAAACAGCAGCCGCAGCGCTACCATTTGGTCGTCAGAACTATGTATTGATGCTGGCGGGCATTGCTACTATTCTGGCTGGCTTCTTTATCATGAGCCTCGATAAAGAAGAATTCGGCTTTGGTTTTCTGGGCCTCACCCTCGGTCCTATTGTGGTTATGAGTGGTTTCGTTATTGAATTTTTTGCTATTCTCGCCCGGCCCAAGGCATAA